In Gammaproteobacteria bacterium, the genomic window CATGAAACAACATTTCTGGCTGGAATAGGCTATGTATTTTAAATTGAAACAGTACTCGTTTCAGCCCTCGCCAATTGCAAATACCACTGAATAGTTTTAAGTAAGTTAGCTTGAAAATCTGCGCTCGGAGACCAACCTAATTCATTTTGAATTTTATCGATACTGATTGCATAACGCCAATCATGCCCCGCCCTATCTTTAACAAAGGTAATCAGTTCGGCGTGTGGATTCAGGGTGGGATAAATCGTGTCCATTATTGTGCAAATGAGTTTCGCGAGATCGATATTACTAATTTCATAATTACCACCAATGTTGTAGGTGTCGCCCACTTTGCCATGGTGGAGTATTTGCAATATAGCCTGACAATGCTCTTCTACATACAACCAATCACGTATATTTGAGCCATCACCATATACGGGGATGGGAAATTGATTAAGGCATGCACTGATGGTAGTAGGTATAAACTTTTCGTCATGTTGATAAGGACCAAAATTATTTGAACAGTTAGAGAGGGTGCAGGGTAAGTTATACGTTTTGGTGTATGCCCTTACCAATAAATCTGAACTTGCCTTGCTGGCTGAATAGGGAGAATTGGGTTCATAATGAGAGGTTTCCGTAAAAGGCGCCTCAAGTTTATCTAAACTTCCGAATACCTCATCGGTAGAAATATGATGGAAGCGACATTGAGTAGGATCCAGAGCATAACGTTGACGCCATACTTCTCTTGCAACGTCAAGCAAGGTAAAGGTACCCACTATATTTGTTTGAATGAATTGCCCTGGCTCATTAATAGATCGATCAACATGACTCTCAGCAGCAAAATGCACCACGGTATCGATAGAATGATGCATGAAAATTTCCGTTATAATCGCTCGATCAATTATATTCCCCTTCACAAAACGATGATTTGGGTAAGAAATAAGATCGGCAATATTCTTTATGGACCCCGCATAAGTTAATGCATCTAAATTTACAATAAATAAATTATCAGCTGTTTGTAATAGTTGCCGCACGAAATGACTGCCAATGAAACCAGCGCCACCTGTCACTAATATATTGCGAGGAGTATATTTATCCATGCGCAATTATCTGATTTTTATTACGTATCAAAATTTTATTTGCCTCGAGTAATGACTCAATCGTGCCTGCATCTGTCCAACGACCTACACAAATATCATATTCGAGCTGACGTTTTGAGATATAATAATTATTGACTGAAGTGATTTCATATTCTCCGCGAATAGAAGGTTTTGTGCTCTCAATAATGTCGAACACTTGATCATCATAAAAATATAAACCGACTACCGCATACTTCGATTTCGGCATTGAAGGTTTTTCTTCAATATCGATGACCTGACATTCATCCAATGCAGCTACCCCATAACGTTCAGGGTCCCCTACTTCTTTCAGCAATACCCTCGCGCCTTCCTTTTGCTCAGAAAAGCGTTTTACATAGGGCACAATACTGTATTCAAAAATATTGTCGCCTAATGCCACACAAATTTTATCGCCATTCGCAAACCCCTTCGCCAATGCAAGAGCGTGAGCTATCCCTGACGCTTCTTCTTGAACTTTATAAGTGAGTGAACAATCAAACATGGCCCCACTTCCCAAACAATTCACTACATCTCCCATATGAAAGGTACTAGTAATCACCAGAATCTCATGAATGTTGGCAGAGACCATTTGCCTTATTAAATGATAGATCATGGGTTCATGACCGACGGGGAGAAGATGTTTATTGGTTGCCCGTGTTAATGGGTATAAGCGG contains:
- the rfbB gene encoding dTDP-glucose 4,6-dehydratase, which translates into the protein MDKYTPRNILVTGGAGFIGSHFVRQLLQTADNLFIVNLDALTYAGSIKNIADLISYPNHRFVKGNIIDRAIITEIFMHHSIDTVVHFAAESHVDRSINEPGQFIQTNIVGTFTLLDVAREVWRQRYALDPTQCRFHHISTDEVFGSLDKLEAPFTETSHYEPNSPYSASKASSDLLVRAYTKTYNLPCTLSNCSNNFGPYQHDEKFIPTTISACLNQFPIPVYGDGSNIRDWLYVEEHCQAILQILHHGKVGDTYNIGGNYEISNIDLAKLICTIMDTIYPTLNPHAELITFVKDRAGHDWRYAISIDKIQNELGWSPSADFQANLLKTIQWYLQLARAETSTVSI
- a CDS encoding NTP transferase domain-containing protein; this encodes MKGIILAGGKGTRLYPLTRATNKHLLPVGHEPMIYHLIRQMVSANIHEILVITSTFHMGDVVNCLGSGAMFDCSLTYKVQEEASGIAHALALAKGFANGDKICVALGDNIFEYSIVPYVKRFSEQKEGARVLLKEVGDPERYGVAALDECQVIDIEEKPSMPKSKYAVVGLYFYDDQVFDIIESTKPSIRGEYEITSVNNYYISKRQLEYDICVGRWTDAGTIESLLEANKILIRNKNQIIAHG